One Deinococcus multiflagellatus DNA window includes the following coding sequences:
- a CDS encoding FAD-dependent oxidoreductase, translated as MFGPASPRSRPQPGHLYDVAVVGAGLAGTELAWRLAHAGQDVLLVSQALDHLGNLYQPTTQGVTFPAGSLFEEVRAGMVQGTDGWTFHRLLKARIEETAGIHLLQSTVTALDEEDSEVVLSTWEGPKLRARQAVLAVGAFLKGRLLVGDTMEEAGRLSEVAYDFLADDLARSGVWLVGQERRAEGEGVEPPYDVRFLVPAPGELDGFRVGRFERVRMLGQCTPGEHTYASVLEGAARLAAELLEERA; from the coding sequence ATGTTTGGTCCCGCCTCTCCCCGAAGCCGCCCGCAACCCGGGCACCTGTACGACGTGGCCGTGGTGGGTGCCGGGCTGGCGGGCACGGAACTCGCGTGGCGGCTGGCGCACGCTGGGCAGGATGTGCTGCTGGTCTCGCAGGCCCTGGACCACCTGGGCAACCTGTACCAGCCCACCACGCAGGGCGTCACCTTTCCGGCCGGCAGTCTGTTCGAAGAGGTCCGCGCGGGTATGGTGCAGGGCACCGACGGCTGGACCTTTCACCGCCTGCTTAAGGCGCGCATTGAGGAAACCGCCGGCATTCACCTGCTGCAAAGCACCGTGACCGCGCTGGACGAGGAAGACAGCGAGGTGGTGCTCTCCACCTGGGAAGGGCCAAAGCTGCGCGCCCGGCAGGCGGTGCTGGCGGTGGGGGCCTTCCTGAAGGGGCGGCTGCTGGTGGGCGACACGATGGAAGAAGCCGGGCGCCTCTCTGAAGTGGCCTACGACTTTCTGGCCGACGACTTGGCGCGCAGCGGCGTGTGGCTGGTGGGCCAGGAGCGCCGCGCCGAGGGCGAGGGCGTGGAGCCCCCCTACGACGTGCGCTTTCTGGTGCCGGCCCCGGGCGAACTGGACGGCTTCCGGGTGGGCCGCTTTGAACGGGTACGGATGCTGGGCCAGTGCACCCCCGGCGAGCACACGTACGCCAGCGTGCTGGAAGGCGCCGCGCGGCTGGCCGCCGAACTGCTCGAGGAGCGCGCATGA
- a CDS encoding RluA family pseudouridine synthase: MPPNPGYAYRTQVHRPWPGVLAFLSHEYRHSGPATWAARLQGGELEVDGVRLTHDQPLRPGQTVTWHRPPWQEEAAPLHYAVLHEDEGLLAVHKPAGLPTLPGGGFLAHTLLTLVQQDFPGAHPLHRLGRGTSGLVLFARTGAAGSALAQAWREHEVRKVYRALAQGEAAQDAFTITTPIGPVPHPRLGTVHAASAGGKASLSHAQVRQRRPGQTLFDVQIHTGRPHQIRIHLASIGHPLVGDPLYGPGGTPHSDLPGLPGDLGYALHAWTLSLTHPLTGEPLTLEAPPPPELR; this comes from the coding sequence ATGCCCCCCAACCCCGGCTACGCCTACCGAACCCAGGTTCACCGCCCCTGGCCCGGCGTGCTGGCCTTTCTCAGCCACGAATACCGCCACTCTGGCCCCGCCACCTGGGCCGCGCGCCTGCAGGGGGGCGAACTGGAGGTGGACGGCGTGCGCCTCACCCATGACCAGCCCCTGCGCCCCGGACAGACGGTGACCTGGCACCGCCCCCCCTGGCAGGAGGAGGCCGCGCCCCTGCACTACGCCGTGCTCCACGAGGACGAGGGCCTGCTGGCGGTCCATAAGCCGGCCGGTCTGCCCACCCTGCCGGGCGGCGGCTTTCTGGCCCATACCCTCCTGACCCTGGTGCAGCAGGACTTCCCCGGCGCCCACCCGCTGCACCGCCTGGGGCGCGGCACCTCGGGGCTGGTGCTGTTTGCCCGCACGGGGGCGGCGGGCTCGGCCCTGGCCCAGGCGTGGCGCGAACATGAGGTGCGCAAGGTTTACCGCGCGCTGGCGCAGGGCGAGGCCGCGCAGGACGCCTTTACGATCACCACGCCCATCGGCCCGGTGCCCCACCCCCGCCTGGGCACGGTGCATGCCGCCTCGGCGGGGGGTAAGGCCTCGCTCAGCCACGCCCAGGTCCGGCAGCGCCGCCCGGGGCAGACGCTCTTTGACGTGCAGATCCACACCGGACGGCCCCACCAGATCCGCATTCACCTCGCCAGCATTGGGCACCCGCTGGTGGGCGACCCGCTGTATGGCCCCGGCGGCACGCCGCACTCAGACCTGCCGGGCCTGCCCGGCGACCTGGGCTACGCGCTGCACGCCTGGACCCTGAGCCTCACCCACCCGCTGACCGGCGAGCCCCTGACCCTGGAAGCCCCGCCACCCCCCGAACTGCGTTAG
- a CDS encoding ComEC/Rec2 family competence protein, which yields MSGGDKPTPKKPAARAAKKAAGDHGKAPAAARKPAAKPAAPRTSQTPTPGRAARAPKRRAGRGPSPSDLLGVLVLLGTVGLAACGWMRQQGGTEGGGQPAPAQPGGEVVIRFLDVGQGDAILIQSPEGKTLLIDGGRSSERMREHLKALDVKSLDLMVASHADADHIAGLVPAAALKPRVFINNGLGGTTQTWERLVAALQDAGTTFTKASNQTVNLGSVKLRVVAPPPGMGDDQNENSVGIALQFGAFRALMTGDSETPETEGWLAQERDDLKGPFQVYKSIHHGAANGDSAAWLANVRPENVVISVGTPNSYGHPTQKALALYKQAGARVYRTDRQGTVTFRGRADGTYTAETER from the coding sequence GTGAGCGGCGGGGACAAGCCCACGCCGAAGAAGCCCGCTGCCCGCGCGGCGAAGAAGGCGGCCGGCGACCACGGAAAAGCGCCAGCGGCGGCCAGGAAACCCGCCGCGAAACCAGCCGCCCCCCGGACCAGCCAGACCCCCACCCCAGGCCGCGCGGCGCGCGCCCCGAAACGCCGCGCCGGCCGTGGGCCCAGCCCCTCAGACCTGCTGGGGGTGCTGGTGCTGCTGGGCACTGTGGGGCTGGCGGCCTGCGGCTGGATGCGCCAGCAGGGCGGCACTGAGGGGGGCGGCCAGCCCGCCCCGGCGCAGCCCGGCGGCGAGGTGGTGATCCGCTTTCTGGACGTGGGCCAGGGCGACGCCATTCTGATCCAGAGCCCTGAAGGCAAGACCCTGCTGATAGACGGTGGCCGCAGCAGTGAGCGGATGCGCGAGCACTTAAAAGCCCTGGACGTGAAGAGCCTGGACCTGATGGTGGCCTCGCACGCCGATGCCGACCACATCGCCGGGCTGGTGCCCGCCGCTGCCCTGAAGCCGCGCGTGTTTATCAACAATGGCCTGGGCGGCACCACCCAGACCTGGGAGCGGCTGGTTGCGGCCCTGCAGGACGCTGGCACCACCTTTACCAAGGCCAGCAACCAGACGGTCAACCTGGGCAGCGTGAAGCTGCGCGTGGTGGCCCCGCCCCCCGGTATGGGTGACGACCAGAACGAGAACAGTGTGGGCATCGCCTTGCAGTTCGGCGCCTTCCGCGCCCTGATGACCGGCGACAGCGAAACGCCCGAAACCGAAGGTTGGCTGGCCCAGGAACGCGACGACCTGAAGGGCCCTTTTCAGGTGTACAAGAGCATTCACCACGGCGCGGCCAATGGCGACAGCGCCGCGTGGCTGGCGAATGTGCGCCCCGAGAACGTGGTCATCAGCGTGGGCACGCCCAACTCTTACGGGCACCCCACCCAGAAGGCGCTGGCCCTGTACAAGCAGGCGGGCGCGCGGGTATACCGCACCGACCGCCAGGGCACCGTGACCTTCCGGGGCCGGGCCGACGGCACCTACACCGCCGAAACCGAGCGCTAA
- a CDS encoding GGDEF domain-containing protein produces MSTPTADAQRQIARYRSLVQVTAALARHARTPDLLRTMHVEVQRLFAMPVTLLARRTPEGGWHCLTLESHNMAEQVLAPRRDGLLERVLGGTLRLENDLPAYLQREGLGVVRVHYRHDLPHTMSWMGVPLQVGGEDVGVLSVQSYDLHAFVPEDLEFLELLGVHLSVALENAALHERIEREARTDPLTGVANRRHFTEQAQATLRRGTHGPPCTLAVVDVQEFKVINDTYGHLAGDQVLVVLAGLLRDLGPGNHAFRLGGDEFAALLPLPLPRAEAQLDAWLGQVAAAAWPVPQPPRLNVGLAAAWPGATLSEWLREADARMYRAKRRRTPRLLDLEADDGS; encoded by the coding sequence GTGAGCACCCCCACCGCCGACGCCCAGCGGCAGATTGCCCGGTACCGTTCCCTGGTGCAGGTCACGGCGGCCCTGGCCCGGCACGCGCGCACCCCGGACCTGCTGCGCACCATGCACGTGGAGGTGCAGCGCCTGTTTGCCATGCCCGTGACCCTGCTGGCGCGGCGCACCCCGGAGGGCGGCTGGCACTGCCTGACCCTGGAAAGCCACAACATGGCCGAGCAGGTCCTGGCCCCGCGCCGCGACGGCCTGCTGGAGCGCGTGCTGGGCGGCACGCTGCGCCTGGAAAACGACCTGCCGGCCTACCTGCAGCGCGAGGGCCTGGGGGTGGTGCGGGTGCACTACCGCCACGATCTGCCGCACACCATGTCCTGGATGGGCGTGCCGCTGCAGGTGGGCGGCGAGGACGTGGGGGTGCTGTCGGTGCAGAGCTACGACCTGCACGCTTTTGTTCCCGAGGACCTGGAATTTCTGGAGCTGCTGGGCGTGCACCTCAGCGTGGCGCTGGAAAACGCGGCCCTGCACGAGCGCATTGAGCGCGAGGCCCGCACCGATCCCCTGACCGGCGTGGCCAACCGCCGCCACTTTACCGAGCAGGCCCAGGCCACGCTGCGCCGAGGCACGCACGGGCCGCCCTGCACCCTGGCGGTGGTGGACGTGCAGGAATTCAAGGTCATCAACGACACCTACGGGCATCTGGCCGGCGATCAGGTGCTGGTGGTGCTGGCGGGCTTGCTGCGCGACCTGGGGCCCGGCAACCACGCCTTCCGGCTGGGCGGCGACGAATTCGCCGCGCTGCTGCCCCTGCCACTGCCCCGCGCCGAGGCGCAGCTGGACGCGTGGCTGGGGCAGGTGGCGGCGGCCGCGTGGCCGGTGCCCCAGCCGCCACGCCTGAACGTGGGGTTGGCCGCCGCGTGGCCCGGCGCCACCCTCAGCGAGTGGCTGCGCGAGGCCGACGCACGGATGTACCGCGCCAAGCGGCGGCGCACCCCCCGCCTGCTGGACCTGGAAGCGGACGACGGCAGCTGA
- the mqnE gene encoding aminofutalosine synthase MqnE, translated as MKWLSDPALAPIAEKVEAGARLSFDEGMQLFRTRDLNTLMRLADWRKRALHGDKVYFVHSMRLEFTNICYVGCTFCAFAARKGEARAWDYSPEEVVAEVGRRYLPGITELHMSSGHHPNHPWAFYPEMVQRLREAYPDLQVKAFTAAEIEHLSKISKKPTLEVLRELQAAGLAAMPGGGAEIFADRVRKQVAKNKVKAEKWLQIHAEAHSLGMRTNATMLYGHIETLEERLDHMHRLRELQDDSVARYGGGFHAFIPLAFQPLGNTLAQNLGKTDFTTGLDDLRNLAVARIYLDNFPHIKGYWVMIGSELTQVSLDWGVSDIDGTIQEEHIAHAAGATSPMALSQAGMIRMIQHAGRVPVLRDAYYHELETFPRSAEAAD; from the coding sequence ATGAAGTGGCTCTCCGATCCGGCGCTGGCCCCCATTGCCGAGAAGGTCGAGGCCGGGGCCCGACTGAGCTTTGACGAAGGCATGCAGCTGTTCAGAACCCGCGACCTGAACACCCTGATGCGCCTGGCCGACTGGCGCAAGCGGGCGCTGCACGGCGACAAGGTGTACTTCGTGCACTCCATGCGCCTGGAGTTCACCAACATCTGCTACGTGGGCTGCACCTTCTGCGCCTTTGCCGCCCGCAAGGGCGAGGCGCGCGCCTGGGACTACAGCCCCGAAGAAGTGGTGGCCGAGGTGGGGCGGCGCTACCTGCCCGGCATCACCGAACTGCACATGAGCAGCGGACACCACCCCAACCACCCCTGGGCCTTTTACCCGGAAATGGTGCAGCGCCTGCGTGAGGCCTACCCGGACCTGCAGGTCAAGGCCTTCACGGCCGCCGAAATCGAGCACCTCAGCAAGATCAGCAAAAAGCCCACCCTGGAGGTGCTCCGCGAGTTGCAGGCGGCCGGGCTGGCGGCCATGCCCGGCGGCGGCGCCGAGATCTTTGCCGACCGGGTCCGTAAACAGGTCGCCAAAAACAAGGTCAAGGCCGAGAAGTGGCTGCAGATTCACGCCGAGGCCCACTCGCTGGGCATGCGCACGAACGCCACCATGCTCTATGGGCACATCGAAACGCTGGAAGAGCGCCTGGACCACATGCACCGCCTGCGCGAGTTGCAAGACGACTCGGTGGCCCGATACGGCGGCGGCTTTCACGCCTTTATTCCGCTGGCTTTTCAGCCGCTGGGCAACACCCTGGCACAGAACCTGGGCAAGACCGATTTCACCACCGGCCTGGACGACCTGCGCAATCTCGCCGTGGCGCGCATCTACCTGGATAACTTCCCGCACATCAAGGGCTACTGGGTGATGATCGGCTCGGAGCTGACCCAGGTGAGCCTGGACTGGGGCGTGTCGGACATTGACGGCACCATTCAGGAAGAGCACATTGCGCACGCCGCCGGGGCCACCAGCCCCATGGCACTGTCGCAGGCGGGCATGATCCGCATGATTCAGCACGCCGGGCGCGTGCCAGTGCTGCGCGACGCCTACTACCATGAACTCGAAACCTTTCCCCGCAGCGCGGAAGCGGCGGACTGA
- a CDS encoding DUF3006 domain-containing protein has translation MTQRSDPAQTELPAERWIVDGLEATPRGPVARLERPDGRTVVLPLTQLPDGVKEGDVLALHDGPDGARLLPLPGETAARRAAAQAALDTLNEAGRGALPLNDDGEITL, from the coding sequence ATGACCCAGAGGAGTGATCCGGCACAGACAGAACTGCCCGCCGAACGCTGGATCGTGGACGGCCTGGAAGCCACGCCGCGCGGCCCGGTGGCCCGGCTGGAGCGGCCCGACGGCCGCACGGTGGTGCTGCCGCTCACCCAGCTGCCGGACGGGGTGAAAGAAGGCGACGTGCTGGCCCTGCACGACGGCCCGGACGGCGCGCGGCTGCTGCCCCTGCCCGGCGAGACGGCCGCGCGCCGCGCCGCCGCCCAGGCTGCGCTGGACACCCTGAACGAGGCGGGACGCGGCGCCCTGCCCCTGAACGATGACGGGGAGATCACGCTGTGA
- the trmB gene encoding tRNA (guanine(46)-N(7))-methyltransferase TrmB, with product MIFRLSDFQFPDHAARLYPDTPERPWVLEVGFGDGRFWPHFAETFAEAPNYLGVELSGVSLLKAHRRLKAAGLTNAILTKMPADVLVREVVPHAGLDLIVVNFPDPWPKAGHTDHRLLRAPFFQLAASRLRPGGALLLTTDHDEYFAFACAEAEASGVMRVDLGPPPPAALETKYALKWRDLGLGVNHARFVPVAHAPVPHGETAAYPNSPTPETPVPHAVLTLPATFEPQTFEKVTQRSPQGRGPEWTVVLLELYQGLRRDGWVALAHVVEGELTQEVLVGITAREDSTHLVRLAKFGGPIITPGVKAAVGTVTGWLESQGAVVKHRGY from the coding sequence ATGATTTTCCGCCTCTCGGATTTTCAGTTTCCAGACCATGCCGCGCGCCTGTACCCCGACACGCCAGAGCGCCCCTGGGTGCTGGAGGTCGGCTTTGGCGACGGCCGCTTCTGGCCGCACTTTGCCGAGACGTTCGCAGAAGCGCCCAATTACCTGGGGGTGGAACTCTCGGGGGTGTCCCTGCTCAAGGCGCACCGCCGCCTGAAAGCCGCCGGGCTGACGAACGCCATCCTCACCAAAATGCCCGCCGACGTGCTGGTGCGCGAGGTGGTGCCGCACGCCGGGCTGGACCTGATCGTGGTCAATTTCCCCGATCCCTGGCCCAAAGCCGGGCACACCGACCACCGCCTGCTGCGCGCCCCCTTTTTCCAGCTGGCCGCCAGTCGCCTGAGGCCGGGGGGTGCTTTGCTCCTCACCACCGACCACGACGAGTATTTCGCCTTTGCCTGCGCCGAGGCCGAAGCGAGCGGCGTGATGCGCGTGGACCTGGGCCCGCCGCCCCCGGCCGCCCTGGAAACCAAATACGCCCTCAAGTGGCGCGATCTGGGCCTGGGCGTGAACCACGCCCGCTTCGTGCCGGTGGCCCACGCGCCGGTGCCCCACGGCGAGACCGCTGCCTACCCCAATTCCCCCACCCCGGAGACCCCCGTGCCCCACGCCGTGCTGACCCTGCCCGCCACCTTCGAGCCCCAGACCTTCGAGAAAGTCACCCAGCGCAGCCCCCAGGGGCGCGGCCCCGAGTGGACCGTGGTGCTGCTGGAGCTGTATCAGGGCCTGCGGCGCGACGGCTGGGTGGCCCTGGCGCATGTGGTGGAAGGCGAGCTGACCCAGGAGGTGCTGGTGGGCATCACCGCGCGCGAGGACAGCACCCATCTGGTGCGGCTGGCGAAGTTTGGGGGCCCGATCATCACCCCGGGGGTAAAGGCTGCTGTGGGCACCGTGACCGGGTGGCTGGAAAGCCAGGGCGCCGTGGTCAAGCACCGGGGGTATTAG